The nucleotide window AGGCGCAGTTCATCAGTTCGGTCGCCGGGGGGCCGACCGACTACTCCGGCGCCGACATGCGCGAGGCGCACGCGCACCTCGACATCGACGAGGAGGACTTCGACACCGTCGCGACGTATCTCGAACGGGCGCTTCGAACCAACGGCGTCGGGACGGAGAACGTCGAGGCCATTATGGCGGCGGTGGCCGACCTGAAGGAGCCGATCCTCGACCGATAGGCCCGGCGAGCGACTGAATCGAATCACTCCTCGGATCGATCGTTCCTCCCCAGTTCACTGCGCTCGTGAGTCGCGAGTCGTGCCGGGTCGACGGCCGCACTGACTCACGGTACCCAGTTCCCGTGGCCGGGCGGTTCGGCGCCGGATGCGGGGACAGTGATAAGGAAGAGACGACCCTAGAGCACCCATACAGATGGCTGGACGAATCAAACGGATCGCGCGGGGGATCGACGATGTGACGAGGAGCGTCTGGGACGACTCCAGCACCGGGGTGAAACTGGTGATCCTCGTCGTTCTCATCGTCACGGCGACCGCGATCCCGCTCGTTCCACTCGCTATCCTCGCACGGTACATCGCGAACAGGTGAGCGGGGAACGCGAGCCGATTCGATCCCACCCCCACTAAGCGAGCCAGTCGGCCAACGAGGGGTGCGACAGATTCCGGAGTGAGCGGCGCGAGAACCCGTTCACTCCTCCATGGCCTCGTCGGACACCGCGAGCGCCTCGTCGAGGACGGCGACGGCCTCGTCGACGTCCGACTCGGTGATCGTCAGCGGCGGCGCGATGATGAGCGTGTTGATCATGCTGGCCACGTAGACGCCGCGTTCGTAGGCGTCCTGCGTGACCTCGTCGACGACGGTCGTGCCGGTCGAGAGCTTGTCCTCGCGGTGACCGAAGGGGACCCGCTCGTCGGCGCGCTTCGTGAGTTCGATCCCGCGGAACAGGCCGACGCCGCGGACGTCGCCCACGCTGGGGTGGTCCTCGGCGAGTTCGTCGAGCCGGGTGCCGAGGTAGTCGCCGACCTCGCCGGCGTGCTCGACGAGGTTCTCCCGCTCGTACGTCTCGACGGCGGCGAGGCCGGCCGCAACGGTCACGGGGTGACCCGCGTAGGTGTGCCCGTGGACGAGCATGTTGTCCTCGAAGTGCTCGGCGACGTCGTCGCTGACGATTGTCGCGCCGAGGGGGGCGTACGCGCCGCTCAACCCCTTCGCCATCGTCATGATGTCGGGCGTCACGTCGAAGACGTCGCAGCCGAACCACTCCCCGGTCCGGCCGAAGCCGCTCATCACCTCGTCACAGATGAGCAGGGTGTCGTGGTCGTGGGCGATCTCCT belongs to Halorarum halophilum and includes:
- a CDS encoding group I truncated hemoglobin encodes the protein MSGTIYHEIGGREAVENVVDDFYDRVLSDEQLAEYFEGMDMRELRAHQAQFISSVAGGPTDYSGADMREAHAHLDIDEEDFDTVATYLERALRTNGVGTENVEAIMAAVADLKEPILDR